DNA sequence from the Vicia villosa cultivar HV-30 ecotype Madison, WI linkage group LG3, Vvil1.0, whole genome shotgun sequence genome:
ttaaaaatataaaaaatatattttttttaaattaaaacaaacgaTTCTAATTATTCTCTATAAAATCCCTTTCCacaaaatagatattttttattttaaaaaatcttcTTTATCCTCTTGCTTCAAAGTTATTCATTCTCTATAAAATCATTTATCACCCCCAAACAATTTTAGTTTTCATCTCTAGCCAAGCTTGAACAACAGCTCCCCAAACACTTATGATCCAAACCCACAAATTTAGGATTAGAGACCTAAACTTGTTGATCATTCCAAGGGATCTAAAAATAAGACTCTAGTTCTTTTCTATGTGTCACATCTCCCTTATTAATGTTTTAGTTGTACCAGTTAACCTATTTAATGTATTGAGTGTGACTCATGTCCCAATTCATTATCATAAGTAAAATATTTTCACAGCAAAACTTTCATAAATTAGTATATTCCGTACATATAAAGAACCAAAAGGTTTGCAGTAAAAATTAAATTTCTTGATTAACACGTGTCAAAATATAATTGGATTacctaaaaaaattagaaataaaaaaaaaaaaatacctgAGCTCCAAAGAGGGATACACAGATGAAACCCATCCATGAATGCAAACTATAGAAATTAGCCACAATCCCATCCTTTCCCTGAAATTTAGTCCAAATTCCAAATATCCCACAAGATAAAGCCAATCCTTGAAGCCATAAATGTACCAATTTCTTTAACCCCTTGGAACCAGGTAACCATCTATGCACCAAAATTGCTGCACAACATTCACCATCAACAACCACTACTACTAAACAAAGAAACTATATAGATTTTGAAACTACTAGAGTACCTTACCTTCTCCACTTAAGAGGATAAACCCAATGACCATAAGCAAAGGATGAAGAAtctgcaattaaaataaaataaatatgatattatAGAAAGAAATTAAGAAAGAGGGGTTATTTTATGTAGTGCTTACTGCGTAGATGAGATCTTGTTGAGGAAGTGAAGGATTGAGGAAGCTAGATTTGAAAGAGAGAGTCCAGAAGAGAACTAGAAATGCAACTGAAAGACCTGAAACTCTTGCTAGAAATAGCAAAGTGTTCATGTCTGTTGCCGACAACTCAACTCACTTCTTAGATCCACTTCCACTCTATAGTGTTTTGAGTTTTAATGTTATACTATTATTGTATGGAAATTAACTAAGCTTAGATTCTTGATTACAAGTGTTCTTAAAAtattgttttgaaaattattaattattattattatatgactTTAAAAGTGTTGTTCCACACTAGTTAgcatttttttataaacttaaCGCTTAAATATCTTTGTCGTCTttctaattatatatattaaataacaatagACCCATTTTTTAGGCCTATTTTTGCTCTTGGTTTTAAGGCTCGTCTTTTTCTTTTTATGGTTTGTTGGAAGGGAAttgctttttttcatttttagtgGTGGACAACCACCTCTATGAAGTCCTAAAATGCATTTCATTTGTTCTGATATTAAACTTCGGACACGCCTATTACACACCTCGTGATTGTTATTAGTGAGTCAATTTTATTTGTTCAAAAATAGTTCATAGTTCAATCTTCGATTGTAGTTCGGATACCAATCTTTGAAAACATCAAGCGAGAAATTGAATATAACACCGTTTTgatgtattttttatttcatgacCATACCACCATATTTGAAACGGAATGACACTGGAACGAGGAAATGTGAGTGTCTTTTTAAGTTGTGTGGTGCCTTAAGGCGAATGATACATGGACATGTAATGTGATTTATGCTATATATAATCATGACTTATGTTACAAGTTAGTTGGTCATCCCATTACATGTTGCCTTAATTAGAGAAGAAATTTGTTTCTAACATAACATTGAACATGGTGCAACCCTAAAACATACATGCACATTTGAAATGGAAAAGACCTTAAAGGGCGCTCCTAAGAAGGTCAAATCAACACTGAGTAACAATTCAAGAAAGCGGTCTCCTTCTTATTTCAAGCATGTTGTCACACATTTTTTGAATTCTTCAATTTCAAAATCTCAAAATAATGTTATCAAAGGTGCACTTATTAGCAAACAATCTCCTTCACCACCCTTACCAAAAATCATATACATTGAAGAGATATCAGTTCTTATGCACAACAAGAGACAAACATGATGGACGAATTGGATGTATTATGTCCCCAAACTCGATCAGATGAGATATGAGAGGCTTCCGTTCCAGAGAACTTCAAGCCGCCATCATTGGCTTAGTTCGACGAACACAACGACCCGTATTAACATGTAGCTTCCATCAACACTCAAATGACCATCATTGGGGAACCTGACTCCTTGAAGCGTAAGATTATTTCTGGAACCTTTAGAGACGCAACTTTGAGGAGGTTTATGGGCCTCCCCTGACTCTCTATCACTAGCTACCAAGACCTGTTGAAGAAGCTAGTGCACCAATTTTCCGCAAGAAGGCACGTGAAGTTGATCACCACCAATCTATTCAACACTCGCCAAGTTAATCACAACCAGTCTATTCAACATCTCATCTGCTTGAATGAATTAGAAACCAAGGTAGTTCATCCAAACAAGGAAATGTTAGTAGAATCATTCCAGGATGGGCTCAGGGAGAGAGACTTCATTGAATCCCTCGTCTAGAGGGTAGCGGCGTCCTTGGCTGAAGTAGTAACATGAGTAAAATATTAAATCAAGGGTGAGGAGAGCAATGCTAAAAAGAAGGCCCAAGATGCAAAAGAACACACCCCCAATATAAAGCAGCTCACAAAGGGACCAATACACGTCACCCAAAAGGGACAGAACAACGTTCAAACAAATTGGAAAATCTACTAAAAGCTTCACTGTCCTAAATGCCCGTTAAGAGCAGAAATGGAAAGATGTTCTACATATGCATAACATCCCCTAGCCACGAGCTCCCAAGACAGACATCATAGAGCTTGGTCCTCATAGTTGGTAGAAGTTTTATAAGTTTATGGGACATCAAACGGAGGACTACTACTAACTCAAAACGGAGATAGAGCTCCTCATCCAAGAGATACATCAAGGGTAGCTCCACTAGAGCCTTTTAAACTCCCAAAGTCCTTATAAACTTCTCTTAAAAACCTTATCTCTTTTATGCATCTCAAGGTATTTGGTTGCTTTAGTTATGCCACATTTTAACAAGCCCATAAAACCAAGTGTGACTCTAGGGCCCGCAAATCTATTTTCATTAGTTACAAGGAAGGCACAAAAGGTTTTATCCTTTATGAAATATCCAATCATGAATTCTTTCTCTCTATAAATGTATATTTCTATGAGTCCTTTTTCCCTTTAAAAATTTTGCTCAATCTCAAAACCCACCAATTTGagtcttgtaacaccccatttctacccgacaattatacaaaatcagagtttcaaaatttatcaacaaataaatgaggcgtcacatattcactttATAACAAATCACTttatcgcatttagcggatacatagcactttctttaatCAATCCAACAAATACCCAGCATATAATACTCTTCAAAACATAATAACTTATTTCATTAAAACATGGCAGAATCATAATTCTCAATCTTTAAATCAATAACATgttattcagctaagataaaacaataaacaacaacatcataacatcataaattgtcccctcgagtgctacgtatcagagcaacaaccGACTcaagtaacggcaactaaatcttcatacttgaacacctgcatgttaccaatataaaggcaacggcaaaacaagagaaaagagtgagatatcaaatcatataagtgagcgcatgataaattgtatattaggaatcagacatatatagttatcacatcacaagtattaatgttgctatacacttcatgctttcactaattcacaaatctcacatactttacatctcacaacaagtcaccacaaatcatattcacatcaattacgTATAAATCTCATTCCTTTACTTTGCAAGCTAATTCACgatacatcacatataagtcacacaatTATAGTCCCCAAAACATcaccgcatataagtcatacatctagtcacaaaacatcacatataagtcacaccagacatattcaCTTAATCACATTCACAAatattgatatcatcatactattcataaaattatcgattcacatcttcacatacttccatcatttaacaagtcacgaaatataatcacgatatagtcacaaaacatcaccaactacgaatcacataagacacatgggacatgactcatgtatatgtatgtggtaccaatcggagcttcagcccccgtcaccaatttcccgaatctgaggcataaggcataagccttcgtcactaatttgccaatccaggccgtcacaaagtatgcatatgaaatgtgactcaacaaacaagacatacacaacatactcatcacaatcacacatcaTCACCAAGCATGCGCCCACGTCActtataattaccaattattagatgtaattcaacgtcacaattaatcattcatcttcacttagtcacaaaattatcatcacaaatatatacaacatcacatattatcaatcatcacaaacattgtcatgtttcgacacatcatcgcaattatacaacttctcatataaacaagatcataacaattatcatcatgttcgGCACGTCATCACAAATACACACT
Encoded proteins:
- the LOC131654942 gene encoding probable transmembrane ascorbate ferrireductase 4, translated to MNTLLFLARVSGLSVAFLVLFWTLSFKSSFLNPSLPQQDLIYAILHPLLMVIGFILLSGEAILVHRWLPGSKGLKKLVHLWLQGLALSCGIFGIWTKFQGKDGIVANFYSLHSWMGFICVSLFGAQWLIGFSNFWHRGEARRVRTMILPWHVFVGLYTYALAVATAETGLLEKLTFLQTQRNVSKHNTESMVVNTLGLCLALFCGFVILAAVSPNKYQYIQNKLLYSS